Proteins from a genomic interval of Hydrogenophaga sp. PAMC20947:
- a CDS encoding TRAP transporter small permease, giving the protein MLKILDRLEEWIMSLMLLAMTSLAFMQVVRRYIFNTNFSWNLELTTVCFAIMIFVGISYGVRVGSHIGVDALVKQMPAGMQRTAGIVVVLLCLVYVGFVMVGATEYVGKMKEVGIEFDDMPIERWQVLIIMPIGYAMVAFRFLQILWNLITGKTTSLHLADEVADAMKLNADKESA; this is encoded by the coding sequence ATGCTGAAAATCCTCGACCGACTCGAAGAGTGGATCATGTCCCTCATGCTGCTGGCCATGACCTCCCTCGCATTTATGCAGGTGGTGCGCCGCTATATCTTCAACACCAACTTTTCATGGAACCTGGAGCTCACCACCGTGTGCTTTGCGATCATGATTTTTGTGGGCATTTCTTACGGCGTGCGTGTGGGCTCCCACATCGGTGTGGACGCGCTGGTCAAGCAAATGCCCGCGGGCATGCAGCGTACCGCCGGTATCGTGGTGGTGTTGCTTTGCTTGGTGTATGTGGGCTTCGTGATGGTGGGCGCCACCGAATACGTTGGCAAGATGAAAGAAGTGGGCATTGAATTCGACGACATGCCTATCGAGCGCTGGCAGGTGCTGATCATCATGCCGATCGGCTACGCCATGGTGGCGTTCCGCTTCCTCCAGATCCTGTGGAACCTGATCACAGGCAAAACCACCAGCCTGCACCTGGCTGACGAAGTGGCTGACGCCATGAAACTCAACGCCGACAAGGAATCCGCATGA
- a CDS encoding MarR family transcriptional regulator: MDLEARAHSEHAHELRLWLRLLTCSQLIEKRVRTGLREQFDTTLPRFDLMAQLERHPDGLKMKELSHRLMVTGGNVTGITDQLVAEGLVERQAVDGDRRAFRVRLTPGGRSAFERMAVQHEQWIVAAFEGLSPRELEQLHKLLGQVKQHQLDINQRLGPEAE, encoded by the coding sequence CTGGACCTCGAAGCCCGCGCCCACAGCGAACATGCGCACGAATTGCGCCTTTGGCTGCGCCTGCTGACCTGCTCTCAACTGATTGAAAAGCGCGTGCGCACAGGCCTGCGCGAGCAGTTCGACACCACGCTGCCTCGCTTCGACCTCATGGCGCAGCTGGAGCGCCATCCCGATGGCCTGAAGATGAAAGAGCTGTCCCACCGGCTCATGGTCACCGGCGGCAACGTCACCGGCATCACCGACCAGCTGGTGGCCGAAGGCCTGGTCGAGCGCCAGGCAGTGGACGGCGACCGCCGCGCTTTCCGCGTGCGGCTGACCCCTGGGGGACGCAGCGCCTTCGAGCGCATGGCCGTGCAACACGAGCAGTGGATCGTCGCGGCCTTCGAGGGCCTGAGTCCGCGCGAACTTGAGCAGCTGCACAAGTTGCTCGGCCAAGTCAAACAACACCAACTCGACATCAACCAGCGCCTGGGCCCCGAGGCGGAGTAA
- a CDS encoding RidA family protein, translated as MNRLQPPGWATPKGYANGIAARGTLIFVGGQIGWDAAQQFQSDDFIAQTRQALENVHAVLAVGSAGPEHMVRMTWYIVDRAEYGARLRELGEVYRAVMGKHFPAMTCVEVSALVEARAKVEIEVTAVLPD; from the coding sequence ATGAACAGACTCCAACCGCCTGGCTGGGCAACCCCCAAGGGTTATGCCAATGGCATCGCCGCACGCGGCACCCTGATATTCGTCGGTGGCCAGATTGGGTGGGATGCGGCCCAACAGTTCCAGAGCGATGATTTCATTGCCCAAACCCGTCAGGCGCTTGAGAATGTGCACGCCGTGCTGGCGGTGGGCAGTGCCGGACCTGAACACATGGTGCGCATGACCTGGTACATCGTCGATCGCGCCGAATACGGTGCCCGCCTGCGTGAGCTCGGTGAGGTCTATCGGGCTGTCATGGGCAAACACTTTCCTGCCATGACCTGCGTCGAAGTGAGTGCACTGGTGGAAGCACGCGCCAAGGTCGAGATTGAGGTCACGGCCGTGCTGCCGGACTGA
- a CDS encoding tripartite tricarboxylate transporter substrate binding protein has product MYHPSETSRTPRRQLILVAAAGAALALSGPLWAQAAWPSKPLRIVVPFSPGGTTDLLARVLAPELSQALGQPVVIENKGGAGGNIGADTVAKASPDGYTLLMGTVGTHGINKSLYSKLSYDPQKDFAPITLVAGVPNVMIMNTQRAKELGIQSVPDFVRYAKAHPGQLNMASSGNGTSIHLAGELFKSRTGIFMAHIPYKGSGPAMKDMLGAQMDVMFDNLPSAMPHIQSGSLKAFAVTSAARTPSLPDLPTVAEAGPLPGFEASSWFGLLAPAGTPPEIVNRLQQETAKALGTPAIKERLLALGAMPGGNTPAAFAQLIDAEIKKWAGVVKASGARVD; this is encoded by the coding sequence ATGTACCACCCCTCCGAAACCAGCCGCACGCCCCGTCGACAGCTGATCCTTGTCGCGGCGGCTGGCGCCGCACTGGCCCTGTCTGGCCCCTTATGGGCTCAGGCAGCCTGGCCATCCAAACCGCTGCGCATCGTGGTGCCCTTTTCGCCCGGGGGAACAACCGACCTGCTGGCCCGTGTGCTGGCGCCTGAACTCAGTCAGGCGCTGGGACAACCGGTGGTCATCGAGAACAAGGGCGGTGCGGGCGGCAACATCGGTGCCGACACAGTGGCCAAGGCCTCGCCCGATGGCTACACCCTGCTCATGGGTACCGTCGGCACCCACGGCATCAACAAATCGCTCTACAGCAAACTGTCCTACGATCCGCAAAAAGACTTCGCTCCCATCACCCTGGTGGCAGGGGTGCCCAATGTGATGATCATGAACACCCAGCGCGCCAAAGAGTTGGGCATCCAGTCGGTCCCCGATTTCGTGCGGTATGCCAAGGCCCACCCCGGCCAACTCAACATGGCGTCCAGTGGCAACGGGACCTCCATCCATCTCGCCGGCGAGCTTTTCAAATCGCGAACCGGGATTTTCATGGCCCACATCCCCTACAAGGGATCCGGACCGGCGATGAAAGACATGCTGGGCGCCCAGATGGACGTGATGTTTGACAACCTGCCGTCGGCCATGCCACACATCCAGTCGGGCAGTCTCAAAGCCTTTGCTGTGACCAGCGCAGCCCGAACGCCCAGCTTGCCCGACCTGCCCACGGTCGCCGAAGCAGGCCCGCTCCCCGGCTTTGAAGCCAGCTCCTGGTTTGGGCTGCTGGCACCGGCAGGCACGCCGCCAGAGATTGTGAACCGCTTGCAGCAGGAGACCGCCAAAGCGCTGGGCACACCGGCCATCAAGGAACGCCTGCTCGCGCTTGGGGCCATGCCAGGGGGCAACACACCTGCGGCATTTGCCCAACTCATCGACGCCGAAATCAAAAAATGGGCGGGTGTGGTCAAAGCCTCAGGCGCACGGGTCGACTGA
- a CDS encoding TRAP transporter large permease subunit: MNTILLFTCLFIFLAMGMPVAIGLGLSSLLTIFFFSQDSLASMSIKLFETSEHYTLLAIPFFVLAGNLMSTGGVARRMVNFAIAAVGHMRGGLAIASILACMLFAAVSGSSPATVVAIGSIVIAGMMKNGYTKEFAAGVICNAGTLGILIPPSIVMVVYAAVTEVSVGRLFMAGVVPGILLGLMLMAAVWWRAGKLQLTPPAKAPLREVLSKFRESMWGLALLGIIMGGIYGGVFTPTEAAAVAAVYALFVAVFIYRDLGFKDLPEVFLESSKTTVMLMFIVANALLFAHVLTTERIPQTIAESILGMGMTPWMFLIVVNVMLLVAGAFMEPTGVILILAPILFPIATQLGIDPIHLGVIMVVNMEIGMVTPPVGLNLFVTAGVTKMTLMQVTRAALPWLSVLMVFLIIITYIPAITLALPNAIFGP; this comes from the coding sequence ATGAACACGATCTTGCTTTTTACCTGCCTGTTCATCTTTCTGGCAATGGGCATGCCGGTGGCCATTGGCCTGGGCTTGTCCAGCCTGTTGACGATCTTTTTCTTCTCGCAAGACTCGCTGGCTTCGATGTCGATCAAGCTGTTTGAGACCAGCGAGCACTACACGTTGTTGGCGATTCCATTCTTCGTGTTGGCGGGCAATCTGATGTCCACCGGTGGGGTGGCACGCCGCATGGTCAACTTCGCCATCGCGGCGGTTGGTCACATGCGCGGCGGCCTGGCTATCGCTTCGATTCTGGCGTGCATGCTGTTCGCGGCGGTGTCGGGCTCCAGCCCGGCCACGGTGGTGGCGATTGGATCGATTGTGATCGCTGGCATGATGAAAAACGGCTACACCAAAGAGTTTGCGGCGGGCGTGATCTGCAACGCCGGCACGCTGGGCATCCTGATTCCCCCGTCCATCGTGATGGTGGTCTATGCCGCGGTGACCGAAGTGTCGGTGGGCCGCCTGTTCATGGCGGGCGTGGTGCCCGGCATCTTGTTGGGTCTGATGCTCATGGCCGCCGTCTGGTGGCGCGCTGGCAAGCTGCAACTGACGCCGCCTGCCAAAGCACCTTTGCGCGAGGTATTGAGCAAATTCCGGGAATCCATGTGGGGCTTGGCCTTGCTGGGCATCATCATGGGCGGCATCTACGGTGGTGTGTTCACGCCCACCGAAGCCGCCGCAGTGGCTGCCGTGTATGCCCTGTTCGTGGCGGTGTTCATCTACCGCGACCTCGGGTTCAAGGACCTGCCCGAAGTGTTCCTGGAGTCCTCCAAGACCACTGTGATGCTGATGTTCATCGTGGCCAACGCCTTGTTGTTTGCCCACGTGCTCACCACCGAGCGCATCCCGCAAACGATCGCTGAATCCATCTTGGGCATGGGCATGACACCCTGGATGTTCCTGATTGTGGTCAACGTGATGTTGCTGGTGGCCGGCGCGTTCATGGAGCCCACCGGTGTGATCCTGATCCTGGCGCCCATCCTGTTCCCGATCGCCACTCAGCTCGGCATTGACCCGATCCACCTGGGTGTGATCATGGTGGTGAACATGGAGATCGGTATGGTGACGCCGCCGGTGGGGTTGAACCTGTTCGTCACCGCAGGGGTCACCAAGATGACCTTGATGCAGGTTACCCGCGCTGCGCTGCCTTGGCTCTCGGTACTGATGGTGTTCCTGATCATAATCACCTACATTCCGGCCATCACTCTGGCACTGCCCAACGCGATCTTTGGCCCTTGA
- a CDS encoding DUF1840 domain-containing protein, giving the protein MSLYRFKSRETGDLVMLKPHGERILEILGKDKTKGIIQPAEMPAAMDAIKAAVAAEEAEQKRLSEEAQAQGEVPPEFDSVGLRLRSTPFVEMLQRCAQAQVEVVWGV; this is encoded by the coding sequence ATGTCCCTTTACCGTTTTAAGTCCCGCGAGACCGGCGATCTGGTCATGTTGAAGCCGCATGGCGAGCGCATTCTGGAAATCCTGGGCAAGGACAAGACGAAAGGCATCATCCAGCCGGCGGAAATGCCCGCGGCCATGGATGCGATCAAAGCCGCCGTCGCGGCTGAAGAGGCCGAGCAGAAACGTTTGAGCGAAGAGGCGCAGGCCCAAGGCGAGGTACCGCCTGAGTTCGATTCCGTGGGGTTGCGCTTGCGCAGCACCCCTTTCGTCGAAATGCTGCAGCGCTGCGCGCAGGCACAGGTCGAAGTGGTCTGGGGGGTATGA
- a CDS encoding acyl-CoA dehydrogenase family protein: MVAFEHPHPRSEPPPMAHLELPFFNDGHRAMAPSLAAWAGEQRVDEADDRAACKDWVQRLGSGGWLRYCVAAAHGGALPALDSRSLVVLRETLAYHSPLADFAFAMQGLGSGALSLAGTPEQQARYLPAVASGEKITAFALSEPDAGSDVAAMATSAQQRASGWTLNGSKTWISNGDLADFYIVFAKTQPDSGARGISAFVVDAPCAGLDSSAHIHVMAPHPLATLVFKDCALAADALVGPLHGGFKLAMQTLDIFRASVAAAALGMARRAFAEAVSHAKQRRMFGQTLADFQLTQARIGEMSALIEAAAMLTYRAAWMRDCSTTQGAGTPAYTAAAASAKLTATENAQRVIDMALQMFGGRGVQVGQVVEHLYRDIRSLRIYEGASEVQLLILGKHALKA, translated from the coding sequence ATGGTGGCCTTCGAACACCCCCACCCCCGCAGCGAGCCGCCGCCGATGGCCCACCTCGAACTGCCATTTTTCAACGATGGCCACCGGGCCATGGCCCCTTCCCTTGCCGCATGGGCCGGAGAACAGCGCGTGGACGAGGCAGACGATCGCGCCGCCTGCAAGGACTGGGTGCAGCGCCTGGGCAGTGGTGGTTGGCTGCGGTACTGCGTAGCGGCCGCGCATGGCGGCGCGCTGCCTGCACTCGACTCGCGTTCCCTGGTGGTCCTCCGCGAGACGCTCGCATACCATTCGCCTCTGGCCGATTTTGCCTTCGCCATGCAAGGTCTTGGCAGCGGTGCCCTCTCGCTCGCTGGCACACCCGAACAGCAGGCGCGGTACCTGCCCGCGGTTGCCAGCGGCGAAAAGATCACGGCCTTCGCCCTGAGTGAACCCGACGCCGGCTCCGACGTCGCGGCCATGGCCACATCGGCGCAGCAGCGCGCGAGCGGCTGGACACTCAACGGCAGCAAGACCTGGATCAGCAACGGCGATCTCGCAGATTTCTACATTGTCTTTGCCAAGACCCAGCCCGACTCGGGTGCGCGCGGCATCAGCGCCTTTGTCGTCGACGCGCCATGCGCCGGCCTGGACAGCAGCGCTCACATCCACGTGATGGCGCCACACCCGCTCGCAACCTTGGTGTTCAAAGATTGTGCACTCGCCGCCGATGCACTGGTAGGGCCCCTGCACGGCGGGTTCAAGCTCGCCATGCAGACGCTGGATATCTTCCGTGCGTCGGTCGCTGCCGCCGCGCTGGGCATGGCCCGCCGGGCATTCGCCGAGGCTGTGAGTCACGCGAAGCAGCGCAGGATGTTCGGCCAGACACTGGCCGACTTCCAACTCACCCAGGCCCGGATCGGCGAAATGAGCGCCCTCATCGAGGCCGCAGCCATGCTGACCTACCGTGCCGCGTGGATGCGTGACTGCAGCACCACGCAGGGCGCAGGAACGCCGGCCTACACGGCTGCGGCGGCCAGCGCCAAACTCACCGCGACCGAAAACGCCCAACGCGTGATTGACATGGCGTTGCAGATGTTCGGCGGACGCGGCGTACAGGTCGGGCAGGTTGTGGAACACCTGTACCGCGACATCCGCTCGCTGCGCATTTACGAAGGCGCCAGCGAAGTGCAGCTGCTCATCCTGGGCAAACACGCTTTGAAAGCCTGA
- a CDS encoding bifunctional salicylyl-CoA 5-hydroxylase/oxidoreductase, with amino-acid sequence MNPRSTTLQSVLCIGGGPAGLYFSLLMKQRNPSLQVTVVERNRPFDTFGWGVVFSDQTLQNLQRADPESAQLIGDAFNHWDDIEVFFKGQSVRSGGHGFCGIGRKRLLNILQERCLALGVDLVFETDVTDDQALALQYQADLVIASDGLNSRIRTRYASTFQPDIDTRLCRFVWLGTKKTFDAFTFAFAQTEHGWFQAHAYKFDADTSTFIVETPESVWQAHGIDAMSQEDGIAFCQRLFAKYLDGHDLVSNAKHQRGSASWIQFPRVICHTWVHWQDIGGKTTPVVLMGDAAHTAHFSIGSGTKLALEDAIDLADEFSRHGHTDMRGVLQSYEARRSIEVLKIQNAARNSTEWFEHVDRYTGMDVQQFAYSLLTRSQRISHENLRLRDAKWLEGYETWLEAQAKPGSAPPQPPTPPMLLPLTVRGVTLKNRIVVSPMAQYKAADGVVGDWHLMHLGARAVGGASLVMVEMTSPTPEGRITPGCPGLWNDEQQAALQRTVAFTHANSSALIGLQLGHSGPKGSTQLGWERMDEPLHVGNWPLLSASAAAYGVQNQVPRAMSRADMDTMTAAFVASTGRAEAAGFDWLELHCAHGYLLSAFICPLTNLREDAYGGSLENRCRYPLEVFSAMRAVWPPGKPMSVRISAHDWAPGGNTPDDGVAIARLFQLAGCDVIDVSSGQTTREAKPVYGRMYQTPFADRIRNEVGMLTMAVGAISEADHANSIIGAGRADLCAVARPHLANPAWTLHEAAKLQTLAIEWPRPYESGRDQLYREIARQQSLHISAATQDPAETS; translated from the coding sequence ATGAACCCTCGCTCTACAACCCTGCAAAGCGTCCTGTGCATCGGTGGTGGCCCTGCCGGCTTGTATTTCTCGCTGCTGATGAAACAGCGAAACCCTTCGCTGCAGGTGACGGTAGTCGAACGCAACCGCCCGTTTGACACCTTCGGCTGGGGTGTTGTTTTTTCCGACCAGACGCTGCAAAACCTGCAGCGTGCCGACCCCGAATCAGCCCAACTCATTGGCGACGCATTCAACCACTGGGACGACATCGAGGTCTTTTTCAAGGGTCAGAGCGTTCGCTCCGGCGGCCATGGTTTTTGCGGCATCGGTCGCAAGCGCCTGCTCAACATCCTGCAGGAGCGTTGCCTGGCGCTGGGTGTGGACCTGGTGTTTGAAACCGATGTCACCGACGACCAGGCGCTCGCCCTGCAGTACCAGGCCGATCTGGTGATTGCCAGCGACGGCCTCAACAGCCGCATCCGAACGCGTTACGCATCCACCTTTCAGCCGGATATCGACACCCGCCTGTGCCGATTCGTCTGGCTCGGCACGAAGAAAACCTTCGACGCCTTCACCTTTGCCTTCGCGCAGACCGAGCACGGCTGGTTTCAAGCCCACGCTTACAAGTTTGACGCCGACACCTCCACTTTCATTGTCGAGACGCCCGAGTCGGTTTGGCAAGCCCACGGCATCGATGCCATGAGCCAAGAGGATGGCATTGCCTTCTGTCAGCGCCTGTTCGCAAAATACCTGGATGGCCACGATCTCGTCAGCAACGCCAAGCACCAGCGAGGCTCGGCCAGCTGGATCCAGTTTCCACGGGTGATCTGCCACACCTGGGTGCACTGGCAAGACATCGGTGGCAAGACCACGCCTGTCGTTCTCATGGGCGACGCGGCACACACGGCGCACTTCTCCATTGGCAGTGGCACCAAGCTGGCGCTGGAAGACGCGATTGACCTGGCCGACGAATTCAGCCGCCACGGCCATACCGACATGCGTGGTGTACTCCAGAGCTACGAAGCGCGCCGCAGTATCGAAGTGCTGAAGATCCAGAATGCTGCCCGCAACTCCACCGAGTGGTTCGAGCACGTGGACCGCTATACCGGCATGGATGTGCAGCAGTTCGCTTACTCCCTGCTCACGCGCAGCCAGCGCATCAGCCACGAAAACCTGCGGCTGCGCGATGCCAAGTGGCTCGAGGGCTACGAAACTTGGCTGGAAGCCCAGGCCAAACCGGGCTCCGCGCCCCCGCAGCCCCCGACACCGCCCATGCTGCTGCCGCTCACGGTGCGCGGTGTCACGCTGAAAAACCGTATCGTCGTATCGCCCATGGCGCAATACAAGGCGGCCGACGGCGTGGTCGGCGACTGGCACCTGATGCACCTGGGCGCACGCGCCGTCGGCGGCGCCTCACTGGTCATGGTCGAAATGACCAGCCCCACGCCCGAGGGGCGCATCACACCGGGCTGCCCCGGTCTGTGGAACGATGAGCAGCAAGCCGCGCTGCAACGCACCGTGGCGTTCACCCACGCCAACAGCAGCGCGCTCATCGGACTGCAGCTCGGCCACAGCGGGCCCAAAGGCTCAACACAACTCGGCTGGGAGCGAATGGACGAACCGTTGCACGTCGGCAACTGGCCGTTGCTCTCGGCCAGCGCCGCCGCCTACGGGGTGCAAAACCAGGTGCCGCGCGCCATGAGCCGGGCCGACATGGACACCATGACCGCCGCCTTCGTCGCGTCGACCGGCCGCGCTGAGGCCGCCGGCTTTGACTGGCTGGAGCTGCACTGCGCACACGGCTACCTGCTCTCGGCCTTCATCTGCCCACTCACCAACCTGCGCGAGGACGCCTACGGCGGTTCGTTGGAGAACCGCTGCCGCTATCCCCTAGAGGTGTTCAGTGCCATGCGGGCTGTCTGGCCGCCCGGCAAACCCATGAGCGTGCGCATCTCGGCACACGACTGGGCGCCCGGCGGCAACACGCCAGACGACGGTGTTGCCATCGCCCGGCTGTTCCAGTTGGCCGGTTGTGATGTGATCGACGTCTCCTCCGGCCAAACCACGCGCGAGGCCAAACCGGTCTACGGGCGCATGTACCAGACACCGTTTGCCGACCGCATTCGAAACGAAGTCGGCATGCTGACCATGGCTGTGGGCGCGATCTCCGAGGCCGACCATGCCAACAGCATCATCGGGGCCGGCCGCGCCGACCTCTGTGCCGTTGCCCGCCCCCACCTGGCCAATCCGGCCTGGACGCTGCACGAGGCGGCCAAGCTGCAAACCCTCGCCATCGAGTGGCCGCGCCCCTACGAAAGCGGGCGCGACCAGCTCTACCGCGAAATTGCCCGTCAGCAGTCGCTGCATATCAGCGCCGCGACACAGGACCCCGCCGAAACCTCATGA
- a CDS encoding enoyl-CoA hydratase family protein — translation MKHPIPDRNPMRGQYGPLAQTAPQHFALHFHDGVATVTLNRPERKNPLTFDSYAELRDWFLGLQKATDIKAVVLTGAGDNFCSGGDVHEIIGPLTKMTMPELLAFTRMTGSLVSAMRACPQPIVAALDGVCAGAGAMMALASDLRLGTPAATVAFLFTRVGLAGADMGACALLPRMIGQGRASELLLTGRTMTAPEGHAWGFFNALHDSGALLAAAHNLAAQLAQGPTFAHGMTKTMLHQEWAMTLDQAIEAEAQAQAICMQTQDFKRAYEAFAAKQRPQFQGD, via the coding sequence ATGAAACACCCCATTCCCGACCGCAACCCCATGCGTGGCCAGTACGGCCCACTGGCACAAACAGCGCCCCAGCACTTCGCCCTCCACTTCCACGACGGCGTGGCCACCGTCACGCTCAACCGCCCCGAGCGCAAAAACCCGCTCACATTCGACTCCTACGCCGAACTGCGTGACTGGTTCCTCGGTCTGCAGAAGGCCACCGACATCAAGGCGGTGGTGCTCACCGGCGCCGGCGACAATTTTTGCTCGGGTGGCGATGTACACGAGATCATCGGTCCGCTCACCAAGATGACCATGCCCGAGCTGCTGGCTTTCACGCGCATGACCGGCTCTTTGGTGAGTGCCATGCGCGCCTGCCCGCAACCCATAGTGGCCGCGCTTGATGGTGTGTGTGCGGGCGCTGGCGCCATGATGGCGCTGGCTTCCGACTTGCGGCTGGGCACGCCCGCCGCCACCGTGGCCTTCTTGTTTACCCGTGTTGGCCTGGCCGGCGCCGATATGGGCGCCTGTGCCCTGCTGCCCCGCATGATCGGCCAGGGCCGCGCCAGTGAGCTGCTGTTGACTGGCCGCACCATGACCGCCCCCGAAGGCCATGCCTGGGGTTTCTTCAATGCGCTGCACGACAGCGGCGCCCTGCTGGCTGCCGCGCACAATCTCGCGGCGCAGCTGGCACAAGGCCCCACTTTTGCGCACGGCATGACCAAGACCATGCTGCACCAGGAATGGGCCATGACGCTGGACCAAGCCATCGAAGCCGAAGCCCAGGCGCAAGCCATCTGCATGCAGACCCAAGACTTCAAACGCGCCTACGAAGCCTTCGCCGCCAAGCAGCGGCCTCAATTCCAGGGAGACTGA
- a CDS encoding AMP-binding protein, whose amino-acid sequence MSSVQTDQYVPDHLPPREQWPELSYDLPELQLPTQLNLVQALFDRAEAAGQAHRPMLRSDERTLSYAQARAEVNRIANALTGELGLVPGNRVLLRGGNSIAMALVWLGVVQAGLIAVATMPLLRARELSSIINKSRPSASLCDAQLQDELQTAWQTSAECAALPFVVFNTTDVPPGSLEALSAKQPDTANPCPTAATDIALLAFTSGTTGSPKAAVHSHGDVLAACETWPRHVLRATPDDIVMGSPPLAFTFGLGGLLVFPMWAGASVYFPSIPYTPEAMVTLMNRVGATICYTAPTFYRQMAPFAKQHGLGRLRISVSAGEGLPDATRQLWKESSGIEMLDGIGATEMFHIFISSPPEAVRRGAIGQVVPGYQARIIDDEGRELPCGEVGRLAVKGPTGCRYLDDPRQANYVQGGWNFPGDAFRHDADGYFFYQARTDDMIITAGYNVAGPEVEVALMAHPAVAECGVVGRPDDERGMVIVAYVVLKPGHASDPSQIKALQDHVKQTLAPYKYPRDVVFTDKLPRTETGKLQRFALRQQAAQSRT is encoded by the coding sequence GTGAGCTCTGTCCAAACCGACCAATATGTGCCGGACCACTTGCCGCCTCGCGAGCAATGGCCAGAACTATCCTACGACCTGCCCGAGCTGCAACTGCCCACTCAACTCAACCTGGTGCAGGCACTGTTCGATCGCGCAGAAGCGGCAGGCCAGGCACATCGACCGATGCTCCGCAGCGATGAGCGCACGTTGAGCTATGCCCAGGCCCGCGCCGAAGTCAATCGCATAGCCAACGCCCTCACCGGCGAGCTCGGACTCGTGCCTGGCAACCGCGTTCTGCTGCGCGGCGGCAACTCCATCGCCATGGCCCTCGTCTGGCTCGGTGTTGTACAGGCTGGCTTGATCGCCGTGGCCACCATGCCACTGCTGCGGGCGCGCGAGCTCTCGTCCATCATCAACAAGTCGCGACCTAGCGCTTCGCTGTGCGACGCCCAACTGCAAGACGAGCTTCAGACCGCCTGGCAGACCAGTGCGGAATGCGCCGCCTTGCCCTTCGTGGTGTTCAACACCACCGACGTCCCACCGGGCTCGCTCGAAGCACTTTCGGCAAAGCAGCCCGATACGGCCAACCCTTGCCCGACTGCCGCCACCGACATCGCATTGCTGGCCTTTACCTCGGGCACCACCGGTAGCCCAAAGGCAGCCGTGCACAGCCACGGCGACGTGCTCGCGGCTTGCGAAACCTGGCCGCGCCATGTGCTGCGCGCCACACCCGACGACATCGTCATGGGTTCTCCGCCGCTGGCTTTCACCTTCGGCCTCGGCGGCCTGCTGGTGTTCCCGATGTGGGCCGGCGCGTCGGTCTATTTCCCCAGCATTCCCTACACCCCCGAGGCCATGGTGACGTTGATGAACCGCGTTGGCGCAACCATCTGCTACACCGCGCCTACCTTTTACCGCCAGATGGCGCCGTTCGCAAAACAACACGGCCTGGGGCGGCTGCGCATCAGCGTGAGCGCCGGCGAGGGCCTGCCAGATGCCACCCGCCAGCTTTGGAAGGAAAGCAGCGGTATCGAAATGCTCGACGGCATCGGTGCCACCGAAATGTTCCATATTTTCATCTCCAGCCCACCCGAAGCCGTGCGGCGCGGCGCCATCGGCCAAGTTGTGCCGGGCTACCAGGCCCGCATCATCGACGACGAGGGCCGCGAGCTCCCGTGTGGCGAAGTCGGCCGCCTCGCCGTCAAGGGGCCAACGGGCTGCCGCTACCTCGACGACCCCCGCCAGGCCAACTATGTACAGGGTGGCTGGAACTTCCCCGGCGATGCCTTCCGCCACGACGCTGACGGTTACTTCTTCTACCAGGCACGCACTGACGACATGATCATCACCGCCGGCTACAACGTGGCCGGCCCTGAGGTGGAGGTGGCCTTGATGGCCCATCCCGCAGTGGCCGAGTGCGGTGTGGTCGGGCGGCCAGACGACGAACGCGGCATGGTCATCGTCGCCTATGTGGTTCTCAAGCCCGGGCACGCCAGCGACCCCAGCCAGATCAAAGCTTTGCAGGACCACGTCAAGCAGACTCTGGCACCCTACAAATACCCTCGCGACGTGGTATTCACCGACAAACTGCCCCGCACCGAAACCGGAAAACTCCAGCGCTTCGCCCTGCGCCAACAAGCTGCCCAAAGTCGCACCTGA